A genome region from Camelina sativa cultivar DH55 chromosome 10, Cs, whole genome shotgun sequence includes the following:
- the LOC104719388 gene encoding uncharacterized protein LOC104719388 encodes MKKEMNRIANVKGVMKGKNNKLLLVSVNVLGSVGPIRFLANEEDEVSTVINTTLKAYARQGRIPVLGFDVDNFIFYSINAGFNTLHPEEKIGSMDVTNFLMCKKESRPLAKVEGIRESKARIGHGWKTRLLRSILGKILYNLQI; translated from the exons atgaagaaggagatgaataGAATTGCGAATGTAAAAGGAGTGATGAAAGGGAAGAACAACAAGTTGTTGTTGGTGAGTGTGAATGTTCTTGGAAGTGTTGGTCCTATAAGGTTTTTGGccaacgaagaagatgaagtttcaACTGTTATCAACACAACTTTGAAAGCCTATGCTCGTCAAGGCAGGATCCCGGTTCTAGGGTTTGATGTCGATAACTTTATTTTCTACTCCATTAATGCCGGATTCAACA CTTTGCATCCAGAGGAGAAGATAGGTTCAATGGATGTAACAAATTTCTTGATGTGCAAGAAAGAGTCACGGCCGTTGGCAAAAGTAGAAGGAATAAGAGAGAGTAAAGCTCGGATAGGCCATGGATGGAAAACTCGTCTTCTTCGGTCCATATTAGGAAAAATTCTAtacaatttacaaatttaa
- the LOC104719390 gene encoding uncharacterized protein LOC104719390, which produces MKKSRESGFLFCGLCGNMVVLKSTKCAECPLCKTTRNAKDIIDKNIAYTVSVEDIRRELGISLFGEKAQEDVELLQVCNKITVLTRFFFSIHGL; this is translated from the exons ATGAAGAAATCTCGAGAAAGTGGTTTCTTGTTCTGTGGTTTGTGTGGCAATATGGTGGTCTTGAAATCAACCAAGTGTGCAGAATGTCCACTTTGCAAAACAACGAGAAATGCTAAAG ATATCATTGACAAGAACATAGCTTACACAGTTTCTGTTGAG GATATCAGAAGAGAATTAGGAATATCTCTGTTTGGTGAAAAGGCGCAGGAAGACGTAGAGCTGCTACAGGTTTGTAATAAGATAACAGTTCTcacacgtttttttttctcaatacaTGGCTTGTGA
- the LOC104720532 gene encoding uncharacterized protein LOC104720532 encodes MKKSRESGFLFCGLCGNMVVLKSTKCAECPLCKTTRNAKDIIDKNIAYTVSVEDIRRELGISLFGEKAQEDVELLQNI; translated from the exons ATGAAGAAATCTCGAGAAAGTGGTTTCTTGTTCTGTGGTTTGTGTGGCAATATGGTGGTCTTGAAATCAACCAAGTGTGCAGAATGTCCACTTTGCAAAACAACGAGAAATGCTAAAG ATATCATTGACAAGAACATAGCTTACACAGTTTCTGTTGAG GATATCAGAAGAGAATTAGGAATATCTCTGTTTGGTGAAAAGGCGCAGGAAGACGTAGAGCTGCTACAG aacatatag
- the LOC109127016 gene encoding uncharacterized protein LOC109127016 produces MQKQPYPHRPASNSGNENARDSTVDPSIGDLSNKIAGWIKERLNLLRQAASSNENQNARDGVDPSNGDRGNKLSRWIKKRLSSLKPASYNGNQNARDDGTFWTMCNRCKAQGKYMRDDCLDKAILCPHCDHPFIASEISPEASPQNTSGSTYLKRFSPSSVSFHLSCCKVQVL; encoded by the coding sequence ATGCAGAAACAACCATACCCACATAGGCCTGCTTCTAATAGTGGTAATGAAAATGCTAGAGACAGTACTGTGGATCCAAGTATTGGGGATTTAAGTAATAAGATTGCTGGTTGGATAAAGGAACGACTAAATTTACTCAGGCAAGCAGCATCTTCGAATGAGAACCAAAATGCTAGAGACGGTGTGGATCCAAGTAATGGGGATAGAGGTAATAAGCTTTCTCGTTGGATAAAGAAACGACTAAGTTCACTCAAGCCAGCATCTTATAATGGGAATCAAAATGCTAGAGACGACGGTACCTTTTGGACAATGTGCAATAGATGCAAGGCACAAGGTAAATATATGAGGGATGATTGTCTTGATAAGGCCATACTTTGTCCACATTGTGATCACCCTTTCATTGCAAGTGAGATCAGTCCAGAGGCAAGTCCCCAAAACACAAGTGGTAGTACTTATTTAAAGAGATTTTCTCCATCATCTGTTAGTTTCCACTTGAGTTGCTGTAAGGTCCAGGTCTTATAG
- the LOC104719391 gene encoding J protein JJJ2-like, with amino-acid sequence MEEARRATEIAVRKLSENDYDGAKKFVNKAQRLYPNLDGLKQVSMMIGVYKSASNGGEESDWYRILGVDPLADDEAVKKTYKQLALLLHPDKNKFDGAEGAFKLVLEAWCLLSDKVKRASYDQRRKSNKAKIKMQKSTNQQQDGVHTRKEARSTEFAFPADASKQREPIMLWSICRRCKTEWQCPRDSNLNKEKVCPNCRQPFIETGKTPNKRRTNKASQQQQQCSGVQNKAPEKRTKKASEQKQQWSSVQNIAPDQGTEKASNSSERSSWPSVSFTLKCSSISSKARSNCGCVANQQPKRRLEEFAAEKFPKKARTCDVS; translated from the coding sequence atggaagaagctAGAAGAGCCACGGAGATTGCTGTGAGGAAACTCTCGGAGAATGATTACGATGGTGCGAAGAAATTTGTTAACAAGGCTCAGCGTTTGTATCCAAATCTCGATGGTTTGAAGCAAGTCTCGATGATGATCGGTGTTTATAAATCTGCGTCAAACGGAGGAGAAGAATCCGATTGGTACAGGATTCTCGGTGTCGATCCTTTAGCGGATGATGAAGCAGTGAAGAAAACTTACAAGCAGTTAGCTCTTTTGCTTCATCCGGACAAGAACAAGTTTGATGGAGCGGAAGGTGCCTTTAAACTGGTTTTAGAAGCTTGGTGTTTGTTGTCTGATAAGGTTAAGAGAGCTTCTTATGATCAAAGAAGGAAGTCGAACAAAGCAAAGATTAAGATGCAGAAATCAACAAACCAACAACAAGATGGTGTGCATACGAGGAAGGAAGCAAGAAGTACTGAGTTTGCGTTTCCCGCGGATGCATCAAAACAGAGGGAACCTATTATGCTTTGGTCAATTTGCAGAAGATGCAAGACAGAATGGCAATGTCCGAGGGATTCTAATCTGAACAAGGAAAAAGTTTGTCCAAATTGTAGACAACCTTTCATTGAAACCGGGAAAActccaaacaaaagaagaaccaATAAAGCttctcaacagcaacaacaatgCAGTGGTGTCCAAAACAAAGCACCTGAAAAAAGAACCAAGAAAGCTTCTGAACAGAAACAACAATGGAGCAGTGTCCAAAATATAGCACCAGACCAAGGCACCGAAAAAGCATCTAATTCTTCTGAGAGAAGTTCCTGGCCTTCTGTTAGTTTTACCTTGAAGTGTTCATCAATTTCATCGAAGGCAAGGTCTAATTGTGGATGTGTTGCGAATCAACAACCGAAAAGAAGACTTGAGGAGTTTGCTGCAGAGAAGTTTCCTAAGAAGGCGAGGACATGTGATGTGAGCTAA
- the LOC104719389 gene encoding protein C2-DOMAIN ABA-RELATED 1, with amino-acid sequence MENLMGLLRIHVKRGVNLAIRDISSSDPYIVVHFGKQKLKTRVVKHSVNPEWNDLLTLSVTDPNLPVKLTVYDYDVFSADDKMGEAEFHIGPYIEAIKFCHQLGPGLPSGTIIRKIEPSRKNCLSEESHIVWNQDKIVQNMFLRLQHVECGEVEIQLEWVNVPGARGI; translated from the exons atggAGAATCTAATGGGTCTTCTGAGAATTCATGTGAAGAGAGGTGTGAATCTCGCCATTAGAGATATCTCTAGCAGTGATCCTTACATCGTTGTCCACTTTGGTAAACAG AAGCTGAAAACACGTGTGGTGAAACACAGTGTAAACCCCGAGTGGAACGACTTATTGACACTTTCCGTGACTGATCCGAATCTCCCGGTTAAACTC ACGGTTTACGACTATGACGTGTTCTCCGCGGATGACAAGATGGGAGAAGCCGAGTTTCACATTGGTCCATATATTGAAGCTATTAAATTCTGCCATCAGCTCGGACCAGGACTTCCCAGTGGTACCATAATAAGGAAGATAGAGCCGAGTAGAAAAAACTGTTTGTCTGAAGAGAGCCACATTGTGTGGAACCAAGACAAGATTGTTCAGAATATGTTCCTTAGACTCCAGCACGTGGAGTGCGGAGAGGTGGAGATACAGCTTGAGTGGGTCAATGTCCCCGGTGCAAGGGGTATATAG
- the LOC104719392 gene encoding calcium-binding protein CML24 → MSSKNGVVRSCLGSMDDIRKVFQRFDKNGDGKISVDELKEVIRALSPTASPEETVTMMKQFDLDGNGFIDLDEFVALFQIGIGAGGGGGNNNRNDVSDLKEAFELYDLDGNGRISAKELHSVMKNLGEKCSVQDCKKMISKVDTDGDGCVNFDEFKKMMSHGGA, encoded by the coding sequence ATGTCGTCGAAGAACGGAGTTGTTCGTAGCTGTTTAGGTTCAATGGATGACATCCGAAAAGTCTTCCAACGATTCGACAAAAACGGCGACGGGAAAATCTCAGTCGACGAGCTCAAAGAAGTGATCCGCGCTCTCTCACCAACAGCGTCACCGGAAGAGACGGTGACGATGATGAAACAGTTCGATCTCGACGGTAACGGATTCATAGATCTGGACGAGTTCGTCGCTTTGTTCCAAATCGGGATCGGAGCGGGCGGAGGTGGAGGTAATAATAATCGGAACGATGTTAGCGATTTGAAGGAAGCGTTTGAGTTGTATGATCTTGATGGTAACGGGAGGATCTCGGCGAAAGAGCTTCACTCGGTGATGAAGAATCTGGGAGAGAAGTGTTCTGTTCAGGATTGTAAGAAGATGATTAGTAAAGTTGATACTGATGGTGATGGTTGTGTTAATTTCGATGAGtttaagaagatgatgagtcaTGGTGGAGCTTGA
- the LOC104720533 gene encoding dnaJ homolog subfamily B member 12-like, with amino-acid sequence MECNKEEARRAIEMAERKLSESDYDGAKKFINKAHNLYPNLDGLKQGLMMVDVYISASNRGEEEEADWYGILGVDPSADDEAVKKQYKKLALLLHPDKNKLNGAEGAFKLVTEKFINKAHNLYPNLDGLKQGLMMVDVYISASNRGEEEEADWYGILGVDPSADDEAVKKQYKKLALLLHPDKNKLNGAEGAFKLVTEAWCMLSDKVTKTSYDQRRKFKEAKTEMQKQPYPHQPASSGMQKPPNPCEPASYNGNHNA; translated from the exons ATGGAATGTAATAAGGAAGAAGCTAGAAGAGCGATTGAGATGGCTGAGAGGAAACTTTCAGAGAGTGACTACGATGGGGCGAAGAAGTTCATTAACAAGGCTCATAATTTGTATCCAAACCTTGATGGTTTGAAGCAAGGGTTGATGATGGTCGATGTTTATATCTCTGCATcaaacagaggagaagaagaagaagctgattgGTATGGAATTCTCGGTGTAGATCCTTCAGCTGATGATGAAGCAGTGAAGAAACAGTACAAGAAGTTAGCACTTTTGCTTCACCCGGACAAGAACAAGCTTAATGGTGCGGAAGGCGCCTTTAAGCTGGTTACTGAA AAGTTCATTAACAAGGCTCATAATTTGTATCCAAACCTTGATGGTTTGAAGCAAGGGTTGATGATGGTCGATGTTTATATCTCTGCATcaaacagaggagaagaagaagaagctgattgGTATGGAATTCTCGGTGTAGATCCTTCAGCTGATGATGAAGCAGTGAAGAAACAGTACAAGAAGTTAGCACTTTTGCTTCACCCGGACAAGAACAAGCTTAATGGTGCGGAAGGCGCCTTTAAGCTGGTTACTGAAGCTTGGTGTATGTTATCTGATAAGGTTACGAAAACTTCTTATGATCAAAGGAGGAAGTTTAAAGAAGCAAAGACCGAGATGCAGAAACAACCATACCCACATCAGCCGGCTTCTAGTGGGATGCAAAAACCACCAAACCCATGTGAGCCTGCTTCATATAATGGCAATCACAATGCTTGA